One window of the bacterium genome contains the following:
- a CDS encoding tetratricopeptide repeat protein, translated as MKQFSLTRMALLTVVVIGMATMGFQCSSPNITSGKLYLQQYQSSKNSEKLDKAQEAFEKEIAQKPNSAEGWYWIGHVYAEKKEFGKLQEAWSKAQQLGGKSTAEIDNYRLSYWGKAFNYGATTFKKAQMTKNEGLYKKAAETFAAATMLEPDSSAAYNAYTYEAFALMGMGDNEAAREPLAKQIEANPTPEAYSALGQLLRKDANALKEGGDAEAAKGKFDEALTLLNRAVADFPENPDLNNELLNTYIAADRVNEAVEKFQSYADNNPKDAGAQYAAGTALLQINMFEKAAHYLERALNVEPDNTSALYNISVSYLRHGISMRDADESGGADAPQSDFKSVIRKAIPYLQKLLDIQPESASNWDLAGKIYATLGMTKDAAAAYDKADELRK; from the coding sequence ATGAAACAATTCTCACTGACGCGGATGGCCCTGCTGACCGTTGTTGTCATCGGAATGGCGACGATGGGTTTTCAGTGCTCATCCCCGAATATCACCAGCGGGAAACTGTATCTCCAGCAGTATCAGTCGAGCAAGAATTCTGAGAAGCTGGACAAGGCACAGGAAGCCTTTGAAAAGGAAATCGCGCAGAAGCCCAACAGCGCAGAAGGCTGGTACTGGATCGGCCATGTCTACGCTGAGAAAAAGGAGTTCGGCAAGCTGCAGGAAGCCTGGTCGAAAGCACAGCAGCTCGGTGGAAAGAGCACGGCGGAGATCGACAACTACCGCCTCTCATACTGGGGCAAGGCATTCAACTATGGCGCGACGACGTTCAAGAAGGCACAGATGACCAAGAACGAGGGACTGTACAAGAAAGCAGCGGAAACCTTCGCCGCCGCCACCATGCTCGAACCGGACAGTTCCGCAGCGTACAATGCCTACACGTATGAGGCCTTTGCACTGATGGGCATGGGCGACAATGAAGCCGCGCGCGAGCCCCTGGCAAAGCAGATTGAAGCCAATCCAACACCCGAGGCCTACAGTGCACTGGGACAGCTGTTGCGCAAGGACGCAAACGCATTGAAAGAAGGTGGTGATGCCGAGGCAGCGAAGGGCAAGTTTGATGAGGCCCTGACACTGCTCAATCGTGCTGTTGCCGATTTCCCCGAGAACCCTGATCTGAACAATGAGCTGCTGAACACGTACATCGCTGCCGATCGTGTGAACGAGGCGGTGGAGAAGTTCCAGTCCTATGCAGACAACAATCCCAAAGATGCGGGTGCACAGTATGCAGCGGGCACGGCATTGCTCCAGATCAACATGTTTGAGAAGGCGGCGCATTATCTCGAACGCGCCCTCAACGTTGAACCGGACAATACCAGCGCGCTCTATAATATTTCCGTTTCTTACCTGCGTCACGGCATAAGCATGCGTGATGCAGATGAAAGCGGCGGCGCCGACGCTCCACAGTCGGATTTCAAATCCGTCATTCGGAAGGCCATTCCCTATCTGCAGAAGCTTCTTGACATCCAGCCGGAAAGTGCGTCAAACTGGGACCTCGCGGGCAAAATTTATGCGACGCTTGGCATGACCAAAGATGCAGCAGCGGCCTACGACAAGGCAGATGAATTGCGGAAATAA
- a CDS encoding DUF3467 domain-containing protein, producing the protein MSNTQQDPRNQQVNIELGEKEAEGIYSNLAIITHSNAEFVIDFTRILPGVPKAKVHARVVMTPVHAKLLLNALRDNIEKFERKFGEISIPQDPGQMFTGTPPDGVMH; encoded by the coding sequence ATGAGCAACACCCAACAGGATCCACGGAATCAGCAGGTCAATATCGAACTCGGCGAAAAAGAAGCTGAAGGCATCTATAGCAACCTCGCCATCATCACCCATTCCAATGCAGAATTCGTTATTGACTTTACCCGCATCCTTCCCGGTGTTCCCAAGGCGAAGGTGCATGCACGTGTGGTCATGACACCTGTGCACGCGAAGCTGCTGCTCAATGCCCTGCGTGACAACATCGAGAAATTCGAACGCAAGTTCGGAGAGATCAGTATCCCGCAGGATCCCGGTCAGATGTTCACGGGAACACCACCAGACGGCGTTATGCATTGA